A single region of the Apteryx mantelli isolate bAptMan1 chromosome 39, bAptMan1.hap1, whole genome shotgun sequence genome encodes:
- the EMC4 gene encoding LOW QUALITY PROTEIN: ER membrane protein complex subunit 4 (The sequence of the model RefSeq protein was modified relative to this genomic sequence to represent the inferred CDS: inserted 2 bases in 2 codons; deleted 1 base in 1 codon) — protein sequence MAAVAARGRALQVGAGAGGGGPGGRPRGGAEARGPVGYAEKQVPDGGVQETDRILVEKRCWDVALGPLKQIPMNLFIMYMAGNTISIFPXMMVCMMGWRPLQALLSLGTTLKVLESSSQTALQGLVFLVGNGLGLALALYKCQAMGLLPTHAXDWLAFIAPPQRMEFSGGGLVL from the exons atggcggcggtggcggctcgCGGGCGGGCGCTTCAAGTGGGCGCTGGagctgggggcggcgggccggggggcaG gccccgcggcggcgccgaaGCCCGCGGCCCCGTGGGCTACGCCGAGAAGCAGGTGCCGGATGGAGGCGTCCAGGAGACGGATCGGATCCTGGTGGAGAAG CGCTGCTGGGACGTGGCGCTGGGGCCGCTCAAGCAGATCCCCATGAACCTCTTCATCATGTACATGGCCGGCAACACCATCTCCATCTTCC GCATGATGGTCTGCATGATGGGCTGGCGCCCGCTCCAGGCCCTGCTCTCCCTCGGCACCA CGTTGAAGGTGTTGGAGAGCTCGAGCCAGACGGCGCTGCAGGGCCTCGTG TTCCTCGTGGGCAACGGgctggggctggcgctggcgctgtaCAAGTGCCAGGCGATGGGGCTGCTGCCCACGCACG TCGATTGGCTGGCGTTCATCGCCCCGCCCCAG CGCATGGAGTTCTCGGGGGGAGGCCTGGTGCTGtga